The Georgenia sp. TF02-10 genome window below encodes:
- a CDS encoding mycofactocin-coupled SDR family oxidoreductase — MAGRVAGKVAFISGAARGQGRSHAVRLAEEGADIIAFDICKDVETNQFPGPTPEDLAETVRQVEALDRRIIAREADVRDFDAVKAVADEGFAELGRVDIVAGNAGITGELAQADVMSEVGWQTMLDVNLTGVWHTVKAAVPHLKAGGNGGSIILTSSTAGIKGYENLSHYVAAKHGVVGLMKSLTLELSRESIRVNTIHPTSVDTDMIQNEAFYQLFRPDLDNPGKEDLREVMLGMNALPVPWVEAIDISNALLFLASDEARYITGMELKVDAGQLTK; from the coding sequence ATGGCTGGACGAGTAGCAGGCAAGGTCGCGTTCATCTCCGGCGCGGCACGGGGCCAGGGACGGAGCCACGCCGTTCGACTCGCGGAGGAGGGCGCGGACATCATCGCGTTCGACATCTGCAAGGACGTGGAGACCAACCAGTTCCCGGGACCCACCCCCGAGGACCTCGCCGAGACGGTCCGGCAGGTTGAGGCGCTGGACCGCCGGATCATCGCTCGCGAGGCCGACGTCCGGGACTTCGATGCCGTGAAGGCCGTGGCGGACGAGGGCTTCGCCGAGTTGGGCCGCGTTGACATCGTCGCCGGCAACGCCGGCATCACCGGCGAGCTGGCGCAGGCCGACGTGATGTCGGAGGTCGGCTGGCAGACCATGCTCGACGTCAACCTCACCGGTGTCTGGCACACCGTGAAGGCGGCCGTGCCGCACCTCAAGGCCGGCGGCAACGGGGGATCGATCATCCTCACGAGCTCGACGGCGGGCATCAAGGGGTACGAGAACCTCTCGCACTACGTGGCGGCGAAGCACGGCGTCGTCGGTCTCATGAAGTCGCTTACCCTCGAGCTGTCCAGGGAGAGCATCCGGGTCAACACGATCCACCCCACGAGCGTCGACACGGACATGATCCAGAACGAGGCGTTCTACCAGCTCTTCCGGCCCGATCTGGACAACCCGGGCAAGGAGGACCTCCGGGAAGTCATGCTCGGCATGAACGCCCTCCCGGTCCCGTGGGTCGAGGCGATCGACATCTCCAACGCGCTGCTCTTCCTCGCCTCCGACGAGGCCCGCTACATCACGGGCATGGAGCTCAAGGTCGACGCCGGACAGCTGACCAAGTAG
- the mftF gene encoding mycofactocin biosynthesis glycosyltransferase MftF (Members of this protein family, MftF, are glycosyltransferases, members of PF00535 (glycosyl transferase family 2). The encoding gene is found as part of the mycofactocin cassette, in Mycobacterium tuberculosis, many other Actinobacteria, and occasional members of other lineages. Mycofactocin itself, a putative redox carrier, is a heavily modified derivative of the C-terminal Val-Tyr dipeptide of the mycofactocin precursor MftA (TIGR03969).), with protein MAEQTGTTARRGLRAPSGTLPAGTRVAWDRRARLRQGGEFVLGGAPWGVVRLTPPAQRFARRVRDAGPAGLVPAGPLERRAADLLLDRGIVHPVVAPRPAGPEVTVVIPAHDRLDLLEACLRGLGGLDVLVVDDASHDADGVRRLAERYGARLVRHPVNQGPGAARNTGLAHTDAPVVAFLDSDCTAEPGWLDGLLPHFDDPRVGAVAPRVRPRHAGSSVLGRHEDARSSLDMGRHPALVRHGAMLGFLPSAALVVRRDALAGGAFAAALRVGEDVDLVWRLVDAGWHVRYDPSVRVEHEARLRPLAWARRRYEYGTSAADLDRRHPGRLVPVRVSAWNLAAAALLLAGRPAPAAVVAGTAAALLGTRLRRAGGRPGMAAAIVAKGFAADALAVGHALRREWWPVGWAALLLAGRSRVAAAAAVSMLAPLVLELVTARPAVDPPRYALLRLVEDAAYGSGVLVSALRGRRAGPLRPEVRLPFRGAGRRG; from the coding sequence GTGGCGGAGCAGACCGGGACGACGGCGCGGCGGGGCCTACGGGCGCCGAGCGGCACGCTGCCCGCGGGCACCCGGGTCGCCTGGGACCGGCGCGCCCGGCTCCGGCAGGGCGGGGAGTTCGTGCTCGGCGGGGCGCCCTGGGGCGTCGTCCGGCTCACCCCGCCGGCGCAGCGCTTCGCCCGCCGCGTCCGCGACGCCGGCCCGGCGGGCCTCGTGCCCGCGGGCCCCCTCGAGCGCCGGGCGGCCGACCTCCTGCTCGACCGGGGCATCGTCCACCCCGTCGTCGCGCCCCGGCCGGCCGGGCCGGAGGTCACCGTCGTCATCCCCGCCCACGACCGCCTCGACCTGCTCGAGGCCTGCCTGCGCGGGCTCGGCGGCCTGGACGTCCTCGTCGTCGACGACGCCTCCCACGACGCCGACGGCGTCCGCCGGCTCGCCGAGCGGTACGGGGCACGGCTGGTCCGCCACCCCGTCAACCAGGGGCCGGGCGCCGCCCGGAACACCGGCCTGGCGCACACCGACGCCCCGGTGGTCGCCTTCCTCGACTCCGACTGCACCGCCGAGCCGGGCTGGCTCGACGGGCTGCTCCCCCACTTCGACGACCCCCGGGTCGGCGCCGTCGCGCCGCGGGTGCGCCCGCGGCACGCCGGCAGCTCCGTCCTCGGCCGGCACGAGGACGCCCGGTCCTCCCTGGACATGGGGCGTCACCCCGCGCTCGTCCGGCACGGCGCCATGCTCGGCTTCCTGCCCTCGGCAGCGCTCGTGGTCCGCCGCGACGCCCTGGCCGGCGGCGCCTTCGCGGCCGCGCTGCGGGTGGGCGAGGACGTGGACCTGGTGTGGCGGCTGGTCGACGCCGGGTGGCACGTCCGGTACGACCCGAGCGTGCGGGTCGAGCACGAGGCCCGGCTCCGCCCCCTCGCCTGGGCCCGGCGCCGCTACGAGTACGGCACCTCGGCCGCCGACCTCGACCGGCGCCACCCGGGCCGGCTGGTGCCGGTGCGGGTCTCCGCCTGGAACCTCGCCGCCGCCGCGCTCCTGCTGGCCGGCCGGCCGGCGCCCGCCGCCGTCGTCGCCGGCACCGCCGCCGCGCTGCTCGGGACGCGGCTGCGCCGGGCGGGCGGCCGGCCGGGCATGGCGGCGGCGATCGTCGCCAAGGGGTTCGCCGCGGACGCCCTCGCGGTCGGGCACGCGCTGCGCCGGGAGTGGTGGCCGGTGGGCTGGGCCGCCCTGCTGCTGGCCGGCCGGTCGCGGGTGGCCGCCGCCGCGGCCGTCAGCATGCTGGCGCCGCTGGTCCTGGAGCTGGTCACCGCCCGCCCGGCGGTCGACCCGCCCCGCTACGCCCTGCTCCGGCTCGTCGAGGACGCCGCGTACGGCAGCGGGGTCCTGGTCAGCGCGCTCCGCGGGCGCCGGGCGGGGCCGCTCCGGCCGGAGGTCCGCCTGCCGTTCCGGGGCGCGGGGCGCCGCGGCTGA
- a CDS encoding mycofactocin-coupled SDR family oxidoreductase, producing the protein MGNSLEGKVAFITGAARGQGRAHAVKMASEGADIIALDLAGPLPSVVYDSATPEDLAETARLVEAQDRRVVTAQGDVRDLARLKEVVEQGIAELGRLDIVVANAGICQPASWDEITEEDFRNTLEVNTFGVWNTVMATAPHLVSAGNGGSIILTSSYAGKKMQPFMVHYTASKHAVVGLTRAFAAELGVHNIRVNSVHPGAVATGMTGDAMMAAMARASQRNPKLDQMGQTFIEPNWMEADAIADAVAFLASDAARNITAEQLSVDKGMQHF; encoded by the coding sequence ATGGGCAACAGCCTCGAGGGCAAGGTCGCCTTCATCACCGGAGCGGCCCGCGGCCAGGGCCGCGCGCACGCCGTCAAGATGGCCAGCGAGGGGGCGGACATCATCGCCCTCGACCTCGCCGGCCCCCTCCCCTCGGTCGTGTACGACTCGGCCACGCCCGAGGACCTCGCGGAGACCGCGCGCCTCGTGGAGGCGCAGGACCGCCGGGTCGTCACCGCGCAGGGCGACGTGCGTGACCTCGCCCGGCTGAAGGAGGTCGTCGAGCAGGGCATCGCCGAGCTCGGCCGGCTCGACATCGTGGTCGCCAACGCCGGCATCTGCCAGCCCGCCTCGTGGGACGAGATCACCGAGGAGGACTTCCGCAACACCCTCGAGGTGAACACCTTCGGCGTCTGGAACACCGTCATGGCCACCGCCCCGCACCTGGTGAGCGCCGGCAACGGCGGCTCGATCATCCTGACGAGCTCCTACGCCGGGAAGAAGATGCAGCCGTTCATGGTCCACTACACGGCGTCCAAGCACGCCGTCGTCGGGCTCACCCGCGCCTTCGCGGCCGAGCTGGGAGTACACAACATCCGGGTCAACTCCGTCCACCCCGGGGCGGTCGCGACCGGCATGACGGGCGACGCGATGATGGCGGCGATGGCCCGGGCTTCCCAGCGGAACCCGAAGCTGGACCAGATGGGCCAGACGTTCATCGAGCCCAACTGGATGGAGGCGGACGCCATCGCCGACGCGGTCGCCTTCCTGGCCTCGGACGCGGCCCGCAACATCACCGCCGAGCAACTGAGCGTCGACAAGGGCATGCAGCACTTCTGA
- a CDS encoding VWA domain-containing protein produces the protein MRPRRSKVLDQEPTVFEPATGEGGGQVLIATGGSRDKAAARARGTAAPGETGEEGAVVDLADLDEAADADALRRAREIAAALAIPQPPRRATARRGLGDLESLPFAGAADDIDLEATIDNLVSNPVPDARDIVVRERIRQHRAVVLVIDVSGSMRGDRVRSAAAAVGALVGELVRDDLAVIAFWSDAAILAPMGRGVPANQILDLLVRIPARGLTNVELPLRLARDELAKTLGAEGRVLLLSDCVHNAGPDPRSVAATLPRLDVLLDTSGEKDAELGRDLARLGRGRLETVRTHRDLPAALSRILGP, from the coding sequence GTGCGCCCGCGCCGGTCCAAGGTGCTCGACCAGGAGCCCACGGTCTTCGAGCCCGCGACCGGTGAGGGCGGCGGACAGGTGCTCATCGCCACCGGGGGGAGTCGTGACAAGGCCGCCGCTCGCGCCAGGGGAACGGCGGCGCCGGGCGAAACCGGCGAGGAGGGTGCGGTCGTCGACCTCGCGGACCTCGACGAGGCCGCCGACGCCGACGCACTGCGACGCGCCCGCGAGATCGCCGCGGCACTCGCGATCCCACAGCCGCCGAGGCGGGCAACCGCACGGCGCGGTCTCGGCGACCTCGAATCGTTGCCCTTCGCCGGGGCCGCGGACGACATCGACCTCGAGGCGACGATCGACAACCTGGTCTCCAACCCCGTGCCCGACGCCCGCGACATCGTGGTGCGCGAGCGCATCCGGCAGCACCGGGCGGTCGTCCTCGTCATCGACGTCTCCGGCTCCATGCGCGGGGACCGCGTCCGATCCGCAGCGGCGGCCGTCGGTGCGCTCGTCGGTGAGCTTGTCCGCGACGACCTGGCCGTCATCGCCTTCTGGTCCGACGCGGCGATCCTCGCGCCCATGGGCCGGGGGGTGCCCGCCAACCAGATCCTCGACCTGCTCGTACGCATCCCGGCACGCGGACTCACCAACGTCGAGCTCCCCCTACGGCTCGCCCGCGACGAGCTCGCCAAGACCCTCGGTGCCGAGGGGCGGGTCCTGCTGCTTTCCGACTGCGTGCACAACGCCGGGCCCGATCCCCGGAGCGTCGCGGCGACCCTGCCGAGGCTGGACGTCCTGCTCGACACCTCGGGCGAAAAGGACGCGGAACTGGGGCGCGACCTGGCCCGGCTGGGGCGCGGCAGGCTGGAGACCGTCCGTACGCACCGGGACCTCCCCGCGGCCCTCTCCCGGATCCTGGGTCCGTGA
- a CDS encoding MoxR family ATPase — MSTQSTGIRDTGYVTRVRAHIRERVVGREHELDLVLAAVAAGRDILLEGPPGTSKSTLLRAIAEEWGIPFVLVEGNADLTPSKLIGGHDPARVLREGYRDENFVDGPLVRAMREGGFLYIEEFNRAPDDTINTLLTAMAEREVTVPRVGTVTALPTFRVIATMNPYDNVGTTRLSSSVHDRFNRLVVDYQDAASEREIVALRTGFSPDADVDAGSSISADLAAVLVTDAVALTRATRDHENTRQGSSVRGAIDLALVAAQLLALRGITSPGDGRVTAEDTPRRRYAESMRDAALVALSGRIHVDEAAATTPERVIHQIWEDHFILLPAAAEPG, encoded by the coding sequence ATGAGCACGCAGTCCACCGGCATACGCGACACCGGGTACGTCACGCGCGTGCGGGCGCACATCCGGGAGCGCGTCGTCGGTCGGGAGCACGAGCTCGACCTGGTCCTCGCCGCGGTGGCGGCCGGACGGGACATCCTCCTCGAGGGGCCGCCCGGCACGTCGAAGTCCACGCTCTTGCGCGCGATCGCCGAGGAGTGGGGGATCCCGTTCGTGCTGGTCGAGGGCAACGCCGACCTCACGCCGTCGAAGCTCATCGGCGGCCACGACCCCGCGCGTGTGCTCCGGGAGGGCTACCGGGACGAGAACTTCGTCGACGGCCCGCTCGTGCGGGCCATGCGCGAGGGCGGCTTTCTCTACATCGAGGAGTTCAACCGGGCCCCCGACGACACCATCAACACCCTCCTGACGGCGATGGCCGAGCGCGAGGTGACCGTCCCGCGCGTCGGCACGGTCACCGCGCTGCCGACGTTCCGGGTCATCGCCACTATGAACCCCTACGACAACGTCGGCACCACTCGTCTGTCCTCCTCCGTCCACGACCGGTTCAACCGGCTCGTCGTCGACTACCAGGACGCAGCCTCGGAGCGGGAGATCGTCGCCCTGCGCACGGGCTTCTCGCCCGACGCCGACGTCGACGCGGGCTCGAGCATTTCGGCGGATCTCGCCGCCGTGCTCGTCACGGACGCGGTCGCCCTCACGCGCGCGACCCGCGACCACGAGAACACCCGCCAGGGCAGCTCCGTGCGCGGCGCGATCGACCTCGCCCTCGTCGCCGCCCAGCTGCTCGCCCTGCGCGGCATCACCAGCCCCGGCGACGGTCGGGTGACCGCCGAGGACACCCCGCGCCGGCGCTACGCCGAGTCGATGCGGGATGCCGCGCTCGTCGCCCTGTCCGGCCGCATCCACGTCGACGAGGCCGCTGCGACCACCCCGGAGAGGGTCATCCACCAGATCTGGGAGGACCACTTCATCCTCCTGCCTGCAGCAGCCGAGCCGGGATGA
- a CDS encoding mycofactocin-coupled SDR family oxidoreductase has translation MAGRVEGKVAFISGGARGQGRSHAVRLAQEGADIITFDICKDVEHVPYAGPTAEDLAETVRQVEALDRRIIAREADVRDFDAIKAIAEEGFAELGRIDIVSANAGISGEMAEADVMSEGGWQTMIDINLTGVWHTVKAAIPHIKAGGNGGSIVLTSSLAGLKGMGNISHYVSAKHGLVGLMRSLAIELAPHNIRVNSIHPTQVDTPMIMNEATKKLFRPDLESPTDEDFAATSQAMNSLPIPWVEPVDISNALLFLSSEEGRYITGVPLAVDAGAGLKSVVY, from the coding sequence ATGGCAGGACGAGTCGAGGGCAAGGTTGCGTTCATCTCCGGCGGTGCCCGCGGTCAGGGGCGCAGCCACGCCGTGCGCCTGGCCCAGGAGGGCGCCGACATCATCACGTTCGACATCTGCAAGGACGTCGAGCACGTCCCCTACGCCGGGCCGACCGCTGAGGACCTCGCGGAGACCGTCCGCCAGGTGGAGGCGCTCGATCGCCGCATCATCGCCCGCGAGGCGGACGTGCGGGACTTCGACGCCATCAAGGCGATCGCCGAAGAGGGCTTCGCCGAGCTCGGCCGCATCGACATCGTCTCCGCCAACGCGGGCATTTCCGGCGAGATGGCGGAGGCCGACGTCATGTCCGAGGGCGGTTGGCAGACGATGATCGACATCAACCTCACCGGCGTGTGGCACACCGTGAAGGCGGCGATCCCGCACATCAAGGCCGGCGGCAACGGCGGATCGATCGTTCTCACTAGTTCGCTCGCAGGCCTCAAGGGCATGGGCAACATCTCGCACTACGTCTCGGCCAAGCACGGTCTGGTCGGCCTCATGCGGTCCCTCGCCATCGAGCTCGCCCCTCACAACATCCGCGTCAACTCGATCCACCCCACCCAGGTGGACACGCCGATGATCATGAACGAGGCCACGAAGAAGCTCTTCCGGCCCGACCTGGAGAGCCCGACTGACGAGGACTTCGCGGCGACGTCGCAGGCGATGAACTCGCTGCCGATCCCATGGGTGGAGCCCGTGGACATCTCCAACGCGCTGCTCTTCCTCTCCTCTGAGGAGGGGCGGTACATCACGGGCGTACCGCTCGCCGTCGACGCAGGCGCCGGCCTGAAGTCGGTCGTCTACTAG
- the mftD gene encoding pre-mycofactocin synthase MftD (MftD, an enzyme found in the mycofactocin biosynthesis locus, performs an oxidative deamination of 3-amino-5-[(p-hydroxyphenyl)methyl]-4,4-dimethyl-2-pyrrolidinone (AHDP). The resulting compound, now called pre-mycofactocin (PMFT), is a biologically active redox cofactor that can oxidize the non-exchangeable NADH of TIGR03971 family SDR-type oxidoreductases.): MANPWFESVIEARRRAKRRLPSSVYMALVAGSERGSTLRDNIGAFAELGFAPFVTNLPADRDLSTTIMGQEVAFPVMISPTGVQAIHPDGEVAVARAANNRGAAMGLGGFGSKPIEEVIAANPKTFFQTYWTGTKDAMLHRIERARAAGAKGLIVTLDWTFGYGRDWGSPEIPQTMDLKTIVKFAPEIILGGKFAYLMDYAKTLRPPELTVPNMQLPGQPAPGFFQAYGEWMQTPQPTWDDVAWLRREWGGPFMVKGITRVDDAKAAVQTGATAISVSNHGGNNLDGTPGTIRLLPAIADAVGHEVEVLMDGGIRRGSDVAKALALGARAVLIGRAYLWGVGANGQAGVENVLDIMRDGLSAAMLGLGKRSVHDLSPADLLIPPGFARTLGTPEGHLYGAPSLGAQEMHPSH; encoded by the coding sequence ATGGCCAACCCGTGGTTCGAGAGCGTCATCGAGGCGCGGCGCCGCGCCAAGCGCCGCCTGCCGAGCTCCGTCTACATGGCCCTCGTCGCCGGCTCCGAGCGCGGGAGCACCCTGCGCGACAACATCGGCGCCTTCGCCGAGCTCGGCTTCGCCCCGTTCGTGACCAACCTGCCGGCCGACCGCGACCTCTCGACGACGATCATGGGCCAGGAGGTCGCCTTCCCGGTGATGATCTCGCCCACCGGGGTCCAGGCCATCCACCCCGACGGGGAGGTCGCCGTCGCCCGCGCCGCCAACAACCGCGGCGCGGCGATGGGGCTCGGCGGCTTCGGCTCCAAGCCCATCGAGGAGGTGATCGCCGCCAACCCCAAGACCTTCTTCCAGACCTACTGGACCGGCACCAAGGACGCGATGCTGCACCGCATCGAGCGGGCCCGGGCGGCCGGGGCGAAGGGCCTGATCGTCACGCTGGACTGGACCTTCGGGTACGGGCGCGACTGGGGCAGCCCGGAGATCCCCCAGACGATGGACCTGAAGACGATCGTCAAGTTCGCCCCCGAGATCATCCTCGGCGGCAAGTTCGCCTACCTGATGGACTACGCCAAGACCCTGCGGCCGCCGGAGCTCACCGTGCCGAACATGCAGCTGCCCGGCCAGCCGGCCCCGGGGTTCTTCCAGGCCTACGGGGAGTGGATGCAGACCCCCCAGCCCACCTGGGACGACGTCGCCTGGCTGCGGCGGGAGTGGGGCGGGCCCTTCATGGTCAAGGGGATCACCCGGGTCGACGACGCCAAGGCCGCCGTCCAGACCGGCGCCACCGCCATCTCGGTGTCCAACCACGGCGGCAACAACCTCGACGGCACGCCCGGCACCATCCGGCTGCTCCCCGCGATCGCCGACGCCGTCGGGCACGAGGTCGAGGTGCTGATGGACGGCGGCATCCGCCGCGGGTCCGACGTCGCCAAGGCGCTCGCCCTCGGGGCCCGCGCCGTCCTCATCGGGCGCGCCTACCTGTGGGGTGTCGGCGCCAACGGCCAGGCCGGCGTCGAGAACGTCCTGGACATCATGCGCGACGGCCTCAGCGCCGCGATGCTCGGGCTCGGCAAGAGGTCGGTGCACGACCTCTCGCCCGCGGACCTGCTCATCCCGCCCGGCTTCGCCCGCACCCTCGGCACCCCCGAGGGCCACCTGTACGGCGCACCGTCGCTCGGCGCACAGGAGATGCACCCGTCCCACTGA
- a CDS encoding mycofactocin-coupled SDR family oxidoreductase, translated as MAGRMDGKVVFITGAARGQGRSHALRLAEEGADIIAVDICEAIPGVTAYEGATEEDLAETVRQVEALDRRIVAEQADVRDLARLKEVASTGVAELGGRLDGIVANAGIDIFNHWQDFTEEEFRTTIDINLVGVWHTVMAAAPTMLEAGNGGSIVLISSANGIKAGPFNVAYNASKFAVTGMAKSFAQEMGKDRIRVNFIHPGPVDTHMGQVLTAFEKLADDNPGIVSMLNTWLPDTFMQPREISNAVLYLLSDESSFTTGLSMAVDAGMSQY; from the coding sequence ATGGCGGGACGCATGGACGGCAAGGTCGTCTTCATCACGGGCGCCGCGCGCGGGCAGGGTCGGAGCCACGCGCTCCGCCTCGCCGAGGAGGGCGCTGACATCATCGCGGTCGACATCTGCGAGGCGATCCCGGGGGTGACGGCCTATGAGGGCGCGACGGAGGAGGACCTCGCGGAGACCGTCCGCCAGGTCGAGGCGCTGGACCGGCGGATCGTCGCCGAGCAGGCCGACGTCCGCGACCTAGCCCGCCTCAAGGAGGTCGCGAGCACCGGAGTCGCCGAGCTCGGCGGCCGTCTGGACGGCATCGTCGCCAACGCGGGCATCGACATCTTCAACCACTGGCAGGACTTCACGGAGGAGGAGTTCCGCACGACGATCGACATCAACCTCGTCGGGGTGTGGCACACGGTCATGGCGGCCGCACCGACGATGCTCGAGGCCGGCAACGGCGGGTCGATCGTCCTGATCTCCTCGGCGAACGGCATCAAGGCCGGTCCGTTCAACGTCGCCTACAACGCGTCGAAGTTCGCGGTGACCGGCATGGCGAAGTCCTTCGCCCAGGAGATGGGCAAGGACCGTATCCGGGTGAATTTTATCCACCCCGGTCCGGTGGACACCCACATGGGGCAGGTCCTCACGGCGTTCGAGAAGCTGGCAGACGACAACCCGGGCATCGTGTCAATGCTCAACACCTGGCTGCCGGACACGTTCATGCAGCCGCGCGAGATCTCGAACGCGGTGCTCTATCTGCTGTCCGACGAGTCGTCGTTCACGACCGGCCTGTCGATGGCGGTCGACGCCGGCATGTCGCAGTACTGA
- a CDS encoding bifunctional methylenetetrahydrofolate dehydrogenase/methenyltetrahydrofolate cyclohydrolase gives MTARVLDGRATAATIKAELTQRVQALADRGVRPGLGTVLVGEDPGSRAYVAGKHRDCAEVGIASLRVDLPASASQDDVEAAVARLNADQACTGYIVQLPLPPGVDVGAVLELIDPAKDADGLHPTNLGRLVLRLSEPITSPLPCTPRAVLELVARHGIDLAGADVCVVGRGTTVGRSIGLLLTRKDVNATVTLTHTGTTDLAAHVRAADVVIAAAGQPGIITADMVKPGAVVLDVGMSRIVDPATGKAQLRGDVADGVDQVASWLSPTPGGVGPMTRAMLLANVVEAAERAAG, from the coding sequence GTGACCGCCCGGGTCCTGGACGGCCGGGCCACCGCGGCCACCATCAAGGCCGAGCTCACCCAGCGGGTCCAGGCCCTCGCCGACCGCGGGGTGCGGCCGGGCCTGGGCACCGTGCTGGTCGGGGAGGACCCGGGGTCGCGGGCCTACGTCGCCGGCAAGCACCGGGACTGCGCCGAGGTCGGTATCGCCTCCCTGCGGGTGGACCTGCCCGCCTCGGCCTCCCAGGACGACGTCGAGGCGGCGGTCGCCCGGCTCAACGCCGACCAGGCCTGCACCGGGTACATCGTCCAGCTGCCGCTGCCGCCGGGGGTCGACGTCGGCGCGGTGCTCGAGCTGATCGACCCGGCCAAGGACGCCGACGGGCTGCACCCGACCAACCTCGGCCGGCTGGTGCTGCGGCTGAGCGAGCCGATCACCTCCCCGCTGCCGTGCACCCCCCGGGCGGTGCTGGAGCTGGTGGCCCGGCACGGCATCGACCTGGCCGGCGCCGACGTGTGCGTCGTCGGCCGCGGGACCACCGTGGGCCGCAGCATCGGGCTGCTGCTCACCCGCAAGGACGTCAACGCCACCGTCACCCTCACCCACACCGGCACCACCGACCTCGCCGCCCACGTGCGGGCCGCCGACGTCGTCATCGCCGCGGCCGGCCAGCCGGGCATCATCACCGCGGACATGGTCAAGCCCGGCGCCGTCGTCCTGGACGTGGGGATGTCGCGGATCGTGGACCCGGCCACCGGGAAGGCCCAGCTGCGGGGGGACGTGGCCGACGGCGTGGACCAGGTCGCGTCCTGGCTGTCACCCACGCCGGGCGGGGTCGGGCCGATGACCCGGGCGATGCTGCTGGCCAACGTGGTGGAGGCGGCGGAGCGGGCGGCCGGCTGA